One Salinicoccus roseus genomic region harbors:
- the malQ gene encoding 4-alpha-glucanotransferase, with protein MEKRSSGLLLHVSSLPGKYGIGDFGEDAYAFVDFLSMTGTKYWQILPLGITSFGDSPYQSFSAFAGNPYFINLDRLVEAGWLKQSEIVRTDLGEDEEYVDYAKLYEGKMALLDKAFERAYPEVEKELEGFAAEHEDWLPDFATFMAIKKAHGNIAWTEWPERYRLRKREVLEAFYEGNRKERHFWIFTQYLFFEHWGDLKRYANRKGIRIIGDIPIYVAADSADVWSRPDLYKLKENLKPSVVAGVPPDMMSDTGQLWGNPIYDWEQMEKEGYHWWIRRVEESFRLYDAVRIDHFRGFEAYWQVPAEDETAENGEWVKGPGMSLFRAIREALGDKEILAEDLGFLTQEVRDLIEETGYPGMKVLQFGFGGEDGYLPHNYTGHTIAYTGNHDTQTMQGWLDSADEEAVEAARSYLNLTEEEGYVNGLIRGVFASSSNLAIIPVQDLLGLDDSARFNVPSTIGGNWEWRLTQDALKKEHSKQLKNLNERYGRSL; from the coding sequence ATGGAAAAGCGTTCAAGCGGACTGCTGCTGCATGTATCCTCATTACCTGGGAAATACGGTATTGGTGATTTTGGAGAAGATGCCTATGCCTTCGTCGATTTCCTCTCCATGACAGGAACGAAGTATTGGCAGATATTGCCGCTCGGCATCACGAGTTTTGGGGATTCACCGTACCAGAGCTTCTCCGCCTTTGCCGGCAACCCGTACTTCATAAATTTGGATCGGCTGGTGGAAGCGGGCTGGTTGAAGCAGTCGGAAATTGTCCGTACAGACTTGGGAGAAGATGAGGAATACGTGGACTATGCGAAATTATATGAAGGGAAGATGGCATTGCTCGATAAGGCGTTTGAGCGTGCCTATCCTGAAGTAGAGAAGGAGCTGGAGGGCTTTGCGGCCGAACATGAAGATTGGCTGCCCGACTTCGCGACGTTCATGGCCATCAAGAAGGCGCATGGGAACATCGCCTGGACGGAATGGCCGGAGCGCTACCGCCTTCGGAAAAGGGAGGTGCTGGAGGCTTTTTACGAAGGGAACAGGAAGGAAAGACATTTCTGGATCTTCACACAGTATCTTTTCTTTGAACATTGGGGGGACCTGAAACGTTACGCCAACCGGAAAGGCATAAGGATCATCGGTGATATTCCGATCTATGTCGCGGCAGACAGTGCGGATGTCTGGTCGCGCCCGGACCTCTATAAGCTGAAGGAGAACTTGAAGCCGAGCGTCGTCGCAGGCGTCCCTCCTGATATGATGAGTGACACAGGACAGCTCTGGGGCAACCCGATCTACGACTGGGAGCAGATGGAGAAGGAGGGCTATCACTGGTGGATACGCCGTGTGGAGGAAAGTTTCCGTCTTTATGATGCTGTCCGCATCGACCATTTCCGTGGTTTCGAAGCATATTGGCAAGTGCCGGCTGAAGATGAGACCGCTGAGAATGGCGAATGGGTCAAAGGACCTGGCATGTCCCTCTTCAGAGCCATCAGGGAAGCGCTGGGAGACAAGGAAATCCTCGCTGAAGACCTTGGTTTCCTGACCCAGGAAGTGCGTGATCTGATCGAAGAGACGGGATATCCCGGCATGAAGGTGCTGCAATTCGGTTTCGGTGGTGAAGATGGCTATCTTCCCCACAACTACACAGGGCATACCATCGCCTATACGGGCAACCATGACACCCAGACGATGCAGGGATGGCTTGACAGTGCAGATGAAGAAGCTGTTGAAGCAGCACGCAGCTATCTGAACCTCACCGAAGAGGAAGGGTATGTCAACGGACTGATCCGGGGCGTCTTTGCATCCTCGTCCAATCTGGCAATCATCCCTGTGCAGGATCTGCTGGGTCTTGATGACTCAGCCCGCTTCAATGTACCATCGACCATTGGAGGCAACTGGGAATGGCGGCTGACACAGGATGCACTGAAGAAAGAGCACAGTAAGCAACTTAAAAATCTTAATGAACGATACGGGAGGTCACTATGA
- a CDS encoding metal ABC transporter solute-binding protein, Zn/Mn family, whose product MNKIHPFFILAASLMLLMGCSEAESSEDGRPDVVVTTTFIYDMVQVISEDTDAFDTSLVIPAGEDPHIYQPKASDLKLILEADTLIYQGLNFEGRMVDVLDEGVSVTKNFSEDKLMFEGEGEADPHFWFDIDLYKSATNTVYETLAEAYPEHRDTFLRNRDAYFEELDALDAYVGDRIEEIPPSSRLVITPHDAFGYLASNYDLEVHAPQGISTDSEVSNSTIEETANLIMSRDIKAIFVETTTNPDQMKRLQEIIDSRGGAVEVVGSEGEALLSDSLAQEGDSGDTYISMFRHNIDTITEHLK is encoded by the coding sequence ATGAATAAAATTCACCCGTTCTTCATTCTGGCTGCGTCCTTGATGCTGCTCATGGGATGCAGTGAAGCCGAAAGCAGCGAAGACGGCCGGCCTGATGTCGTCGTAACGACCACCTTCATATACGATATGGTCCAGGTCATCAGTGAAGATACTGATGCATTTGATACTTCCCTGGTCATCCCTGCCGGGGAGGATCCGCACATCTACCAGCCGAAGGCCAGTGACCTGAAGCTGATTCTGGAAGCTGACACTCTGATCTACCAGGGGTTGAACTTCGAAGGCCGCATGGTCGATGTACTGGATGAAGGTGTATCCGTCACAAAAAACTTCAGTGAAGACAAGCTGATGTTTGAAGGTGAAGGCGAAGCAGACCCACACTTCTGGTTTGACATCGACCTCTATAAATCGGCCACAAACACCGTCTATGAAACACTGGCGGAGGCATATCCCGAACACAGGGACACGTTCCTTCGAAACAGGGATGCATACTTCGAAGAATTGGATGCCCTCGATGCCTATGTCGGGGACCGCATCGAAGAGATCCCGCCGTCGTCCCGGCTGGTCATCACCCCGCATGACGCCTTCGGGTACCTGGCATCCAACTACGACCTCGAAGTCCATGCACCCCAGGGCATCTCCACCGACTCCGAAGTCTCGAACAGTACGATAGAAGAAACAGCCAACCTCATCATGTCCCGGGACATCAAAGCCATATTTGTGGAAACCACTACAAACCCGGATCAGATGAAACGGCTTCAGGAAATCATCGACTCCAGAGGAGGCGCCGTTGAAGTCGTCGGAAGCGAAGGAGAAGCACTCCTATCCGACTCGCTCGCCCAGGAAGGGGACAGCGGTGATACGTACATCAGCATGTTCAGGCACAATATCGATACGATTACCGAGCACCTGAAATAG
- a CDS encoding metal ABC transporter permease, which produces MIDILSGYTFLIVAFGTVILAFASGIIGTVSVIKGQSLIGDAVGHATFPGIVIAFMLVGIRDTLSLALGALILGIVAFLTIQLITEHSKITLDSALALVLSSFFGLGMALMSFVQGNPDFDGTQGLSDYIFGQAAYMLRSDVYLIIAASILSLLIFSLFYQQIKIYIFDPIYSRSIGISNPLMNFMVLAITITLIAVGLKAVGAILIVNLLIAPAVIGQLWSDRFLNVLLIAGTTGAIAAFIGTYISTAGDDIATGPAIILVLSAFVVFSMLFSRKGLLRRSIHRRKFGERT; this is translated from the coding sequence ATGATTGATATATTATCCGGCTACACCTTCCTCATCGTCGCATTCGGCACTGTCATACTGGCCTTTGCATCGGGCATCATCGGAACCGTCAGTGTAATCAAGGGCCAAAGTCTGATCGGAGATGCCGTCGGTCATGCCACCTTCCCCGGCATCGTGATTGCCTTCATGCTCGTCGGCATCCGAGACACACTTTCTCTCGCACTCGGAGCCCTGATACTCGGCATCGTTGCATTCTTGACCATCCAGCTCATTACGGAGCATTCCAAAATCACACTGGACAGTGCACTTGCACTTGTACTATCCTCATTCTTTGGACTTGGCATGGCGTTGATGAGCTTTGTCCAGGGGAACCCGGATTTTGACGGGACGCAGGGCCTTTCCGATTATATATTCGGCCAGGCCGCCTACATGCTGAGGAGTGATGTGTATCTCATAATCGCTGCCTCCATCCTGAGCCTGCTCATATTTTCACTGTTCTACCAGCAGATTAAAATATATATATTCGACCCCATATACAGCCGCAGCATCGGAATCAGCAATCCCTTGATGAACTTCATGGTTCTGGCCATCACAATCACACTGATTGCGGTAGGTCTCAAGGCTGTCGGAGCCATCCTCATCGTCAACCTGCTGATCGCCCCTGCGGTGATCGGCCAGCTGTGGTCGGACCGTTTTTTGAATGTACTGCTCATTGCCGGCACTACAGGTGCCATCGCGGCATTCATCGGCACCTATATCAGCACGGCCGGGGATGATATCGCCACAGGGCCTGCAATCATACTTGTATTGTCCGCCTTCGTCGTCTTTTCCATGCTCTTTTCAAGGAAAGGACTGCTCAGACGCAGCATCCATAGAAGGAAGTTTGGTGAACGCACATGA
- a CDS encoding YjjG family noncanonical pyrimidine nucleotidase — MNRYHTLLFDLDDTLLDFGRAEQTALRKVLSHFGIEATPELFQRYSKINRAHWEMLERNELSKNEVLSYRHERFFKSLGKEVDGATIDQLYRNAVAEHGHHLFDGALEIVEELSWTYRLFIITNGVKETQQKRLHRSGLGPYFSEVFISEDVGYPKPMKAFFDHVGARIEDFDSSRALIIGDSLTSDIKGGHNSNIDTCWYNPLGRSNPFSFSPHYEIKQLNEIHQILTNRPF; from the coding sequence TTGAACCGATACCATACATTGCTTTTCGATCTGGATGATACGCTGCTCGACTTCGGAAGGGCCGAACAGACTGCACTTAGAAAGGTGCTGTCCCATTTTGGCATTGAGGCCACACCAGAACTGTTTCAGCGCTACAGCAAAATTAACAGGGCACATTGGGAAATGCTTGAGCGCAACGAACTTTCCAAAAATGAAGTGCTCTCCTACAGACATGAACGATTTTTCAAATCACTCGGCAAGGAGGTCGACGGTGCCACGATCGATCAGCTCTACAGGAACGCCGTTGCAGAGCATGGGCATCATCTTTTTGATGGGGCGCTTGAAATAGTGGAAGAACTCTCATGGACATACCGCCTGTTCATCATCACTAACGGAGTTAAGGAGACACAGCAGAAACGTCTGCACCGCTCGGGGCTGGGACCCTATTTTTCTGAGGTTTTCATCAGTGAGGACGTGGGATATCCGAAACCGATGAAGGCGTTCTTCGATCATGTCGGAGCACGCATCGAAGATTTCGACAGCAGCAGGGCATTGATCATCGGGGATTCGCTCACCTCGGATATAAAAGGCGGGCATAACAGCAATATCGATACATGCTGGTACAATCCGCTCGGTAGATCCAACCCCTTTTCTTTTTCCCCTCACTACGAAATTAAACAATTAAATGAAATACATCAGATTCTGACGAACCGGCCATTCTAG
- a CDS encoding metal ABC transporter ATP-binding protein has product MTPLITVKDLNVAYHEKPALWHVNMSIQENSRTAIVGPNGAGKSTLIKSIMKLIRPVSGKIEIEGRDARHALKRVAYVPQKGEVNWDFPATVLDVVLMGRYVHKGWIKRPNRKDESIALSALETMKMEGFRNRQISELSGGQKQRVFIARAIAQDADIYIMDEPLQGIDITTEKLIIDIMKQLQQEGKTFIVVHHHLDTVEEYFDHVVILNKTVIAEGTIGSVWNRKNINRAYYEMSRAHD; this is encoded by the coding sequence ATGACACCACTCATCACTGTAAAGGACCTGAATGTCGCCTACCATGAGAAACCGGCATTATGGCACGTCAACATGTCGATACAGGAAAACAGCAGGACTGCCATAGTCGGTCCCAACGGTGCCGGCAAGTCGACACTCATCAAATCGATCATGAAGCTGATCCGCCCCGTATCCGGAAAGATTGAAATTGAAGGACGGGATGCCAGACATGCGCTGAAGCGCGTAGCATATGTGCCCCAGAAAGGCGAAGTGAACTGGGATTTTCCAGCCACTGTCCTGGATGTCGTCCTGATGGGCCGCTATGTCCATAAAGGATGGATCAAGCGGCCGAACAGAAAGGATGAAAGCATCGCGCTGTCCGCGCTGGAGACGATGAAGATGGAAGGCTTCAGAAACCGTCAGATATCCGAGCTTTCGGGCGGCCAGAAGCAGCGTGTATTCATTGCCCGCGCCATCGCCCAGGATGCAGACATATACATCATGGACGAACCTCTGCAGGGGATCGACATCACCACCGAAAAGCTGATCATCGATATAATGAAGCAGCTCCAACAGGAAGGCAAGACGTTCATCGTCGTCCACCACCATCTGGATACGGTGGAAGAATACTTCGACCATGTCGTCATACTGAACAAGACCGTCATTGCGGAAGGCACTATCGGCTCCGTATGGAATAGGAAAAACATCAACAGGGCCTACTATGAGATGAGTCGTGCCCATGATTGA